In the genome of Lactuca sativa cultivar Salinas chromosome 3, Lsat_Salinas_v11, whole genome shotgun sequence, the window AACATAATGCTTTGTGGAAGCATTGTTGTGATGCTGAAGATGTTTCAAAAATCATACTTGGTAAAGTTATTACTGGCCTTCGGAAGGAATTTAAAAACTTAAATGCATTTTATATGTTTCATCAAGTggagaagatattcctaaaatatAGTGATATTTGGAATAAACCGGTTCAAAAACAGGAAGAATGCAAGGCTGAAGAGAGTCACCATGTGTGCTCTAAGTGATCATTAGTTTAGGGAAAGGACACCTTTATGCCTAAGAAATCCAAGAAGGCCTGCaaagatggatcttgtttcttctATGGAGAAATATGACACTCAAAGATGAACTATCCCTTTTATCTGAGAAGAAAGTATGGAGAGACTAGTACTTCTGGTATCCACTAGATaaaactcatacttttcatataacactcaaTTACTTGGTCCttaatgttaatctaatatttataAATGGATTGCAGATATTCAAAAAGAGTAACTACATGAGCACAAGCAAATTTGTACTTCACTCAGAGTTTAGTTTATTacttatgcttagaacataaagtacttatattataaaacaatatttgttattggaacaatgtatgttttaatttacCCTGATTAAATACATATGTCTCAGTTAATTGATTAGATAAAGTGATTATTTACTTAAGTCATTTTCATAACAAATCACCTTCATATTCGGTAATGTTTAAAATTCTACTTTAGCgaactagatctcttaatagaataTAAAGTAATTATCAATGTTTTCTAAATAACACGTTATATATGCAAACACTTTTAATTTAAACTTGTTTTTAATCAAACTTATCTaagacattgttatctttattatataaatgatatacacatattccaacttcaagaaattgatatttgaaggcaaataatatagtttatttaacatatgtgaattttatttataTGTACAAAATTCCTAATAATGTTTTCACTAAACTatagaaaaaataattattaaggaactaCACAATGAATTGTGAAACCTTTGTTGAAGTTTTCAAATATAAATTTGAGATACAAACTAGTAGAACCATTTACAGCCTTAGTATAATAAAGGATGGATTAATCTTTACTATATATCGTTTACTTTCTAGTCGGTGAAAGATTATGCCATTGTAACAATTGCGAAAATTGTCACCGATCATTAAAGGATGGAAGTGGCAAACGACAAGTATAATAGATTTAATACATATCAAActatgataaaaaaaaagtacAAGATTTTGTATTAAATTTAGATAAGAAAAAATCACTCAAATCAttcaaaaatgataaaaataattgTACATAAAGTTCTGTTATTATGAAGAAATAATAACATATTCCGAAAATATATGTTGTCCTGATCCtggaaataattttttttgtaaaaatacaaTTTCATATGAAAGAGATATaaattttataagatataaaattaACTGCGCACAAACAATGTGTGTCATAAAATTTTAAAGAGAAATCGGTTTAGTTTTAGCTAAAACTTTGTAAAGGAGAATCGGAGTAGTCCTCAATATAAAACCAACGAGACGAAGAATACcaaaaatggagtccgtatgagAGAGAGATAAGATTTACAAATTTTGTATCGTCGGACAAGCTTTTTAACCACTTGAGATACTTGGCAAGTGTTTAGTAATTTAAAATCTTCCACATATATTTTATCATTCCATCATTTATTCTTTGGttcataataaaataattttataacGGTGGTTTGGTTGACGCATTTCGACCTAAAATTACTAATTGTTACAAACAAACTATTTATACACGTTGCTTTACGCGGGTAAtgattagtgtgtgtgtgtgtgtgtgtgtatatatatatatatatatatatatatatatatatatatatatatatatatatatatatatatatgaaaatgatcaaatgagaacacctaaaaggttgagaacgtgaAAACAATTGTGAACAAGTCATCATATAAGGGCATAAAAGGAATTTTACAATATAATTAATTATGGATAATTTATGGGTAATTAATTAATTCCTAAAATCATGGGATTTAATATGATTAATAGATTTTTTTTACCTAAATATTAGGAATTTATATAATCTATTTTTAGTTAACAAAAtcaataaaatgattttaaaaaacgtttttaccataatttaaaaaataaaacatttttttttctttaagttaTGTTTTAACTAACCACATCAAAAATATTGGTGCATtaatcattttatccaaatatttATCAAGTAGTGTCATATTCATAAGTGAAGATGCCATTACCAGACTCGTTTTTTTAAtgaattgaaaacaaaaatgtttaagaatTCATCATTTCATTCGAAAAAAATAAACTACTAATGATTACCATAAATGAATACAAATCTAAACATAATCATTTCATTATAAAATAATGAACCTCTAATCATAATCATACACGAATACAACTTTAGCCATACATTTTTAaccatatatgaatatattttaACAAAATACAAAAGACATCTAAATTTCTACATTTCCAGCCGTTATATTCATTGATAAATATACCACTAATCATGGCTGAATTCAAAGAGGGTCGCCCTTGATCATGTTGTCGATTTCCTTAATTACAGTTAGCATTATTCAAAATATCAAGTTCTTACATTAAACCTGTTCAAAACATCAATCATTAAACACATGCAATTATAATATAGTTCTATTCATTGATGATTAAACTCAAACAACTTATTTATAAAATCTGATTTATCAGTTTTGACGTTCACTTGAGAGTCTTCTAAATAATCTTGAATGTTTCCTAAAAGTCATCCACTATCCAAAACACCTTTGATGAACTAGCCACACCATTTTCCTGAATTTGAAAAAGCACATTTATATTACAAAATCGCAAAAAAAAATCTCTATTCAGAAATGAATCATGTTACAAGCGGTAATGAAAGATATACAATCAAGGTGAATAAAATATATTACAGTCCTACTCTTataatgttttcaaaacttttcaatacATTAGCACGGAATCcataaaaattatacaaaaaacAAGAGAAAATTTGGCAAATGAATGGAAAAGAATAACAATATCAATAAAATAACTTTAAATTTCCATAACAAAATACAACCAACAATGAAAAATTCATAATTCATTATTAGGTTCTCTACTTACAACCAAGATTTTCACAAGGTTGTTAATAGAACCAAGTAAAAATGCGAGAatgaataaaagggttgaaaaaaaattgttagcTGGTGATGCACGAATCGATTTATTTTCCTACATAAAACTAATGATATAGAAAATTCAATTAGAAAGCAAAGAGTGGATCGGGAATTGAGAAAAACAACCTAAACGATTTTTTATTACCTTTCTCGATCTCTCGTTGAACCTTCTCTAGCTCAGTCCTCAGTTTTCCCTTTTTAGAACAAATGGAACTAAGAAAAACCAATATGAAAATACCCATATATCATTGAGTTTTAGACACCATATCTATCACACACATTTCATCAAATAGCTTCCGTGCATTAGCTTTTTCTTCAAATCAGATTACAACTTTGTGTAGCTATTTTTCCATCGATTATAAGGGTCAGTATGAGATGAAGTAGAACCAATAAATAAAGGGTTGATGTGTAAATGAAGAACAAGGTTCTTTCCAGTCACCAAAAAAATCATCCTGGTCGCCGTCGGTAGCCCTCATCTCGTCATGCTTTGTCAATAACAATGCAAATCAGTCATCGATGAATGTGCTAATCTGAACAAACTCCTTGATTGTTTCTTCTATGTCTCGAAGTAGTCTCCCCCATTAACCTTATTctgcttattttttttttcacgaTGACGATGGTGCGAGGACATAGGGCAGCAACGAGAAGATAAGAAGAGAGGGAAGCAAAAATATGCTAATGATGAAATTTAGATGAGGGTGGAGGGATGATGATGGTTGTGACAGATTGTGTTCTGAGATAAACATGGTGGCGTGCCCTAGATTTCAAAGAGAGATGAAGAGAGTGATGGGAAATTAAAGGAAATATGTGAGTGATTGAGAGATTATAAGAATTATTTAATGTTTCTAGAGCTATAATTACTGTAATACCCTTTTCACCATTTCAAAGATACAATTTAATACCAATAAATTTCAGAATTTACGTAAATGACCCGCCTAATAATAGCCTTAGATTCGAATATTTAGATGATCTAgatctgttctcgcgttctcaaccttttaggtgttctcatttgatcatactcatatatatatatatatatatatatatatatatacacacacacacacacacactacaagaaACCGGAGTATTATTGGCGACATGTAATCGCTATTGACTCATGTCGCCGATAAAGGCGTACCGGTAATACTCGCAAACGGCGATCCGCGTCAACTTACCCCCATACGTTTGATTTGTTTTCAATCCAACGGCTGTACAGGAAAGCGAAAACGTGCTGACTTTTCCCTCCaaggtgtcgccgctattgcccagttgtcgccgctaataccttaGCATCGCCGCTAATACCAAGCGCTGATTTACCCCCCTTCCAATTCCCTTTTCTGCGACATATCTCTTGTTTCTTTCTTCTCTCGCTCTCGTTTCTTGTTCTACTCCTGATAAAATAGTGGACCAGTTAATTAAGTGGAGGAAGAACCTTAAGGCGGTGCTAGCCCTTCTGCCACCACAAGACCGCCACTCTTTCCCCCATTACCGACTACCATTGAGCTCATTTCCAAAATTTCCCTCATTCAAGGTTTAATTCCTCCTATTTGCTATCATTTTTCTATTATAGATGATCTATTGGTTTGATCACGTTGGAAATTACCTCTTCAATTGTTGTTATATTACTGATAAACACAAGACCCATTcgtatttttttttcttgcttattaTTGTTCATGAATGTATAAATTGATGCTATATGTGGGTAATTGCCTCTTCAATTGTTATAGATCACCTAAAAACACAAGACCATTAGTATTTTTTTGTTGCTTTTGTTCTTGCTTCTTGCTGAATGATGAGGAAGAAGCAGGAGGTATCAAATCTCCTGATTTAACCAAACTCTATTACAAAGTATATATGATCAGCCCCTCAACTTTTGATTTGTAtggttttaattaaaagtttagtcTTAAACAAAGAAACTTCAACTAAAATCTTCAAAGTTTACCCTATTGAAATTTGGcatgtttttgtaatttttgtttataCCACATTGGCTAAAAATGAAATTTGGcatgtttttgtaatttttgtttataCCACATtggcttaaaaatgaaatttgtgtATGTTTATGTAATTTTTGTTTACACCACATGGGCATGAAATTGAAATTGGATATTGAAATTggatgtatatatacatatatatatatatatatatatatatatatatatatatatatatatatatatatatatatatatatatatatattgtttgatttttttttaattagaaaatcaaattaacttatctttagaatcaaattaagttacctttataaaatcaaattaaatcaattataaaaccaacttaatagtaacatacttttagtgacttaatgttggtcattataactttagcttaattaggttattaataacAACGTACTTctagtaattttaatttaattataaaataaaattaatttaattttaaaaaacaataaaatgtaataaattaattgtaaaatcaaattaaagtagttttaaaatcaagttaatgttaatattaaaataaaataaaattagttaaaaaaattaaactaaattaatatatatatatatatatatatatatatatatatatatatatatatatatacacctttTTATATTTTATCCATTtataattaggttattaatagtaacatacttttagtgacttaatgttggtcattacaactttagcttaattaggttattaatagcaacgtacttctagtaattttaatttaattataaaattaaatcactactagaaaaacagccttttacgacgctcattgcgcgtcgtaaaaggctcagacgacgcgcaaatgcgtgtcaaggaaggccctgtcataaagagagacgacgcgcgtttacgacacagaatgcgtatcaaggaaggccctgtcataaaggaagacgacacgcattcgcgtgtcgtaaccttacgacgcgcgtgttaatgacacgcaatgcgtatcaagaaagcccctgtcaagaaaggccatgtcataaatgaagatgacacacatttttgcgtatcgtaaatttaaatgtttaaaaaaataaatttatatatttattaatttttaaattaaattttcatttaatttattataatagaaataaaataccatatacaaaaaatacaatccattgcataatataaaataaaatttcatactcaaaaaataaaataaattgcacaaattataatgtcatacaaagaatcattcaaatgttaaacaaaaataatacattgctaacatgtgttatacattcctataaaactaacaaataatcatacaactctgtttcttactggaaaggaatgctaaacatgattacaagtctcccttaatcttgattactcacctgcttaagtagaatgcTGTTGTTGAaaaggttacctagcaacagagaaaaacacaacacctctcccacaatcacaacatcatttacataaaaagggttgtcaattactttcatCATCACAACctgtttttattaaataaaaaaggaAAGTTTAATTAATCACTTACAAAAAGTTTTGATACCCAAACAAATATGCCCGTTGAGATTCAACCTGCCCGATTTCATTAGAACACAAACACAATCTGGACAAGAATTACTCTCACTGCCCTCAAAAAACCCTAAAGTGAATAAAATGTTccaaaattattcaaaaatatcatattttctcAAAATGAGGTTTTCCACATTAACCAACTCCTAACATTTTctcaaaaatattatttaaacatcatttacattttttctttttaaaaaagaaaaaacataagGTACCTCAGTTAAACACAAAACTTTAGTTGGAATCTCATTAGGTAATCTAGGTAATCCGGGAAGATTAAACCCTCCAACTTGTAAGGCCATTTTCGACAAATAAAAACATGAAGTTTCAAAGCATTGAAagtacaataataataataataataataataataataataataataataattaataataataataaactctGTAGTACCTGCATAGCTATATGTTGTTGAGCCTGGGCCATAATGGTCTCCTGTTCAGATTTCATCTGCCCGATGCAGTAAAATAAAGAGCACCAAAAACATCAGATTTATCATATACTTGTTCATAATAATAAAGCCCACATGGATTGagaaaaatttaaattaataataataataataataataataataataataataataataataataaaggatattttaaataaaaacctGATGGTTGCACCTGGCATTGATCTATCAGAACCTTAGTCTCTGGTCTCAGGTTTGCATCAAACCTGAATCCAAAATAAGTGATCAGAAAAGCAAAATCTCAGCTATCGGAATCTATACACGTAAAAACACAACTAATAAAATATCATCTTGTTTATAAATAGAATGAGCTTGTAAATATTTATATGTAAAGTTGGTTTATACTTCACTTCTTGTAGATTGGTAACAGGAGGGCATATACCTACAAAATCATTGTTTTAAAGGTCAAAATACCATTTAATGTTTGAAAGACCTCAACATTGAAGAACCTTCTACTTAACTCTCAGTTGGCTCATTCAGCCTTCAAATTGTGCTCCTAACTGTAACAACACTTGCAGTACTATCATCATTCatacacaaacaaacaaaaaatatatatcagtaaattaaaaacattaaaatatcagaagaaaatttaaaaattaaatattattacttCAATGTGTATGGACCCCCTGCTTTCACTTTCCCACAGTCCTTGCAACTCTAGATTCCAATCTCCCTCTGTTGGTGACTCCATTGATTCCCACTGCCACTGCCAAGTGTTAGCAGCTTCTCCACGTGTTCGAATACAACACAGAGCCGTTTTACATCTTGGATTATTTCCATATCACCCGGTAGCTTGTTTGTTGCCAATGCAATaagtcaaattaaaaaaaatgactattttacccttgtgtctaaaaattgtaaatgagacATTACACATACCTTGTAAAGGCTTCAATGCAGAAGCAATGGTGAAGTATAATTGGTCGATTTTTATTGTCATGTTCTTTAACCCACCAAATCTAGTCTGGTTAAGAGTGTCAGCTGCAGCTCTGAAAGCAGTACACACCATTTGCTCTAGTAATTGATGTGGTCTTACTGTTTCCAGATTTTGAACACCTCTTATTTTTCTTGACCCACCCATCGATAGATACAAACGGTAATACTGCCATGAGAACAATATATAACCGATTATTATAACTTGATATATCTACAAGATGCATGAATGGAAAGATGTTGACAAAACGGTTATAATTTGGTCAAATGactgtttgtctaatttgtcaatACTTGAGCAAATAGTTCGCATTTTGTGAGATGGTACACCACATATCTCTAGCATTCCATCCAGTAACTTTCTATGGTTCAACTTTATCTGTGCATGGTGGAATGTCACTTAAGTAGAAGAAAAGGTAAGGAAATGAAATTGAAAATGTGACTAAAACACTTACCTCATAATCACCAATGTTTAGCTCATCTAGTAGTTCAACCAAGATCCTAACCACCTCAAAGTCAGCTGCTATTATTTCATCACCAGCAATGTCAAAATCACATTGATAAATTCACGGTGTCTTGCTTTAGATGGGTTGTCTCTTCTATACACTTTTGCAATTTGGTACCTTCTGAAAGATGTAAGACCATTCATAGCAACATATCTCGCAAATGGAACCGTCAAGTCATACCGGAGGGAACAAATCTCCCCAccctaaaaaaacaaacaaaaactttGCCCAATGGCTATCAAAGGATATATCACTgcttaagaaaataataaaacaaaaatatataacCTGGTCAGCTAGATCATAAAGGATATATCAAGTGCCATTGCACCGTGCCTCTTAAAGACATTGCCAACGATTGCAATTGCTTTCTCTCGTACAACCATTTGTTCTTTTGCAAAATCACGAGTCCCCTGTAAAGTTTAAAAAGTAAGATGATTATATATATCAATCAAGaaacaaataaatattttatCAAAGATAAAACATAAGCATGCATGGTATTATTACTTTGGCGAGCTTCGGAAGCCTTCTGCTTTCATTGCTTTCATTGCTTTCATTGCTTTCATTGCTTTCATTGCTTTCAACGACTTGTTTTATTTTCGGTAGTAGACTTTCAAAGTGGGAAAGGAAACATTGTGCCACTTTCTCCGGGAGAGTTGAGCATGAGTTGTCGTTTACATTGTTAGCCACATACACAAACAGTAAATTATCTTTTATAAACTGCATCAAAAGAGTTGTGCCTTTTCCCATAACCTTCTTTTTCTTGTCGGGTTTCTAATCAATACCCTCTTCCCCTTTCATACTCCCCTCCAGTGATATAAACGAAATTGTGGCTTCCCAAGAAAGAATCTTTCTTACAGCCTtggacaaaatataaatttcatgcAATGATTCGACATACTTGTCTTCCAACTCAAACTTTGTAGCATCCTTAATGGAGTTATTCAACCTGTCAAGACCAGGGCATCCAGCATTGAAACTATCAACCAAAGTTGGATATAAGTTATGGTTTTCGAAGCCCTTTAGACAAATATGTGCTCGGTGCCAACTACTCTTGCCAAGATTCTTAAGGGCACGAGCTAGAGAAGAGAAGAGTCCGGTCAAATCCTCACTAACACTTCCATTTCCATTTGCGAATGGGGTAGAAGAATTCACTGCAATTCGAGTTGAAGAGTGGACTGATTTGTAAAGAGACCTTAAACGACCATGAACTATAGGAATGTTATCAACTTGGTCACACTGTAGATTACCACATAATTTTGAGCCATTAAGTAAAACCTTCATAACACTAGAAACATAAGTCACGTCTTTATCAGAACAGCCATCACCAGAATCTGTGAAGCTGAAGGCAGTGGAAGTGTCGGCCTTCAAGGCCTCACAAGACAAGGCAGCAACAGCATCAACAACTGGTGCTAATGAGGAGGCGGTGTGGTCTAGGAGAGCACCTCGATCTAAAAattgtaagagagagagagagagagagagagagagagagagcattcAAAAGGAATACACATGGGAGTTTATTAGAGCGAGAGAGATGAGAGttgagagaggaagagagaaatgGAGGGGAAGAGTAGCTGCAACCCGTAAAATTTACCTTCACCGTGTCTTCAGTTGTGTTGTTGAAGTAGGCCCAGTAAATTACGTAGTCAATCCAACTTCCTTCCACACAACCTTCTTTTCTCAATCCCAATTCCGGGAAGTTTTTGGTCATTAGAGCAAACCATCTTCTCCCCAAATCActccaaaccctaacccctaaTTCACTAATCCAACAGTGGGATTAATTTTGTATTTACGGGAAGAtagagaggaagaagatgaatacAAAAGTAAATACGCCAGAGCAGTCAACCATGTTATGTAATTGCTTCACCGTTGGGCCCCATCATGAGTTGCAGTAGGGCGTTGTCAACATGAAGAGTCACAGACCCCCAATCGCCGGTTCTATGAAATATTTTGTGAGGGACAAGAAGTGGTGATAGAAACTAGGGTTTTTGTGGGAGACAGAAAAGCAAAATAAGAAGCGAGCCTGATTCTTTGGTCGCCGATTTTATTATATGGAGCACGAAGAAGATAACGACGGGGGAGAAGAAGATAGATCCGACGAAGGTAAAAAATATGGAGCAAGGAAGAAGGAACGTGAATGGCCAGTGATTGTGTCtagggttagagagagagagagagagagagagagaggggaaggAGAGAATGGCTCTGTACAAGAGATAAGGCGACCCATAGGATCAGAGTGAGAAGCGGGGtattcaaaattttagaattttagatCCCTCTTTAAAACGCGCgtttagttaaaaaaatataaagcgacatttgtagacGACACACACTTAAAATAAGCACCCtccatgtttttaattttttttatttgacacCAATtgtagggcacgcacaaatgcgtgtcctctatccttcaaattttggaaaactgacatcGATTTTTacggcacgcacaaatgcgtatCCTCTATTAGCGCGTGTCAttgattgcgcgtcgtaaaaggctgtttttctagtagtgaattaaattaattttaaaaaaaatcaataaaaaaaatactaaattaattgtaaaatcaaataaaagtagttttaaaatcaagttaatgttaatattaaaatgaaataaaattagtttaaaatattaaaagattatatatatatatatatatatatatatatatatatatatatatatatatatatatatatatatatatatataatcttttaatattttatCCATTTCTGACTATTTGTTCATGTGTTCCCATGTTGGGATACTTTTTGAATCATCAACTTTATGAATACTCTACTTGATTTTCGTTTCCCGTAGAGTAAACCTTAAACACTAAATTATTTTCTAGTTGcatcatgtctattgataaaagTTGGACTACTAATCCACATCGTCAATCTCCCGAGTTCCAGCTAGGACTCGACTCTTTTATCGAGAGATCCATGTTACACCTAGATTGTAAAGGTGAAACCAGATGTCCGTGTGAGAAATGTGATAATCGTTACTTCATGGATCCGAAAGCAATGAGACGTCATGTTCATATATATGGTTTCAGTCAATCATATGACACGTGGATATATCACGGTGAACCTTTAATCCCTCTAGTTGTAGATGTCGTATCATCAAGCAACGAGATGGCTGATGTTATTGACGATGTTATGTGGGAGTCGAGAGAAAATGATACAAACCTCAATGAAGGAACCTTGAATACAGGGGGTAGTGGTGTCGATGATGATTTTGAAGAGTTGTTAGAGGCAGTCGAAACCAAGTTATATCCTGGTTGTACGTTTTCATTTCTTGATTTTTTAGCAAAGCTGATGCATATGAAGGTcaacaacaaatggactgatagTTCATTTGATCAACTCCTTGAGTTGTTGTATTCGGCATTTCCACCAGACAACAAGGTTCCCCATTCATACTATTTAGCAAAAAAGAAACTGAAGAAGTTAGGTTTGGGGTACGAGTCAATTCATGTGTGCAAAAATGAATGTTTTCTCTTCCAGAAGGAACACAAGTCATTGCAAGTTTGTCCTGTTTGTAAAGAGAGTCGGTGGATTGATAAAAACACCAGGGGTAAGAAAGTGGCTCATAAGGTGTTACGGTACTTTCCAGTGACCCCTAGACTACGCCGTATGTATTGTTCACGGTACACTTCTAAAAATATGATATGACGTAGTACTGGGAGATCAGAAGATGGTGTGATGCGTCATCCCGTTGATGGAGAGTGTTGGCAACAATTTGATGTAGATTACCCTGACTTCTCGAGTGAACCTCGCAACGTACGTGTAGGGCTGGCAGCTGATGGCTTTAATCTATTTGGTAACATGTGTAATCTGCATAGTACGTGGCCGGTTGTACTCACCACATACAATTTGCCACCATGGCTTTGTATGAAAGAGTCATCATTCATGTTGGCCTTGTTGATTCCCGGCCCTAAAGCACCTGGAAAGGACATAGATGTTTTCCTTAGGCCGTTAGTGGAAGAGTTTAAGTTTTTATGGCAATCAGGCATACGTATTAAAGACGCAGCGAGAAACACATTCTTCACGATGAAAGCTATGTTGTTATGGACAATAAATGACTTTCCATCTCGTAGTAGTTTATCGGGCTTGAGCGGACAAGGGTATAGAGCATGCCCGACTTACAATGAAGACACTCCTTCGTACCGTGCAGTAAATAAAGTCGTTTATATCGGTCATCGTCGGTTCTTAGATGTTGATGATCCATTAAGGACGAGTTTGAAATTTAACGGGCAACCTGAGACACGACCCACTCCAAGACACTTTACTAATGAAGACATACAAGAGCAACTAGGTCATCTAATACTTCATAAACCAGGTAAACATCCTAACACTCTAAAAAAACATGGATTGGTAAGGATTCGAGTTGAACTGGTCAAAACGTAGCATATTTTTCGAGCTCGAGTATTGGTCTTCTCTGCAGCTGAAGCACAACATAGATTTGATCCATGTGGAGAAAAATGTAGGTGAGAGTCTTTTGGGTACTTCTATGATGAATGATAAGAGT includes:
- the LOC128132784 gene encoding uncharacterized protein LOC128132784 yields the protein MADVIDDVMWESRENDTNLNEGTLNTGGSGVDDDFEELLEAVETKLYPGCTFSFLDFLAKLMHMKVNNKWTDSSFDQLLELLYSAFPPDNKVPHSYYLAKKKLKKLGLGYESIHVCKNECFLFQKEHKSLQVCPVCKESRWIDKNTRGKKVAHKVLRTGRSEDGVMRHPVDGECWQQFDVDYPDFSSEPRNVRVGLAADGFNLFGNMCNLHSTWPVVLTTYNLPPWLCMKESSFMLALLIPGPKAPGKDIDVFLRPLVEEFKFLWQSGIRIKDAARNTFFTMKAMLLWTINDFPSRSSLSGLSGQGYRACPTYNEDTPSYRAVNKVVYIGHRRFLDVDDPLRTSLKFNGQPETRPTPRHFTNEDIQEQLGHLILHKPGESLLGTSMMNDKSKDTSNTCKDLKNLNIRRNQWLQKRGNKFTRPHASYSFKKPDRKIFCQFIRDVKFPDGFGSNISKKVVDNDTNIIGLKSYDYHILMQRLVPIGVRALLDKETSILIVDLCMFFKQICSRTLKVEDMRKAKEDIIRILCKLELIYPPAFFDIMIHLVLHLPDEAIAGGPVCMRWMYPFERYMKKLKNYVINKGRPEGCIAEGYIAEEALTFCTMYLRDVNRLERNEDVVIEKTKFWMFESKCRPTSATQIKHLDIREKCNIEWFILNSCQEVRQYIE